A window of Thermosipho affectus contains these coding sequences:
- a CDS encoding CheR family methyltransferase, with the protein MSLEDFKKRRESLLSGSKFGDTQEFSMEEFQWFLEQVKKQFNFDLTGYKPHRVKRRIEMLIKKYRLKSYKDYYNLILKDEKKKEEFFDRMTINVTEFFRNPEKWWELRDKFLPQLLKESGTKFKAWSAGCSTGEEPYSLAILLEELRAPSTAKIHATDIDIGVLTKARMGEYEERSFVSTPPQYLKKYFDLTSKGTYKVKDIVKKRILFKRHNLLQDRFETGYDLILCRNVVIYFELETKMELYEKFAKSLRPGGLLFIGNTERIFNYRQLGFEVASPFIYRKL; encoded by the coding sequence ATGTCTTTGGAAGATTTCAAAAAGAGAAGAGAAAGTTTGCTTTCGGGTTCAAAATTTGGTGATACACAAGAATTTTCTATGGAGGAATTTCAATGGTTTTTAGAGCAAGTAAAAAAGCAATTTAATTTTGATTTGACAGGTTATAAACCACATAGAGTTAAAAGAAGAATAGAGATGTTGATTAAAAAATATAGACTTAAATCTTATAAAGATTATTACAATTTGATTTTGAAAGATGAAAAGAAGAAGGAAGAATTTTTTGATAGAATGACTATAAATGTTACGGAATTCTTTAGAAATCCAGAGAAGTGGTGGGAACTAAGGGATAAATTTTTACCTCAACTTTTAAAGGAAAGTGGTACAAAGTTTAAAGCATGGAGTGCGGGATGTTCTACAGGAGAAGAACCGTATTCTCTTGCGATTTTACTTGAAGAATTAAGAGCACCAAGTACAGCAAAAATTCATGCAACGGATATAGATATAGGTGTTTTAACAAAGGCAAGAATGGGTGAGTATGAAGAAAGATCCTTTGTTAGTACTCCTCCACAATATTTAAAAAAATACTTTGATTTAACAAGCAAAGGGACTTATAAAGTGAAGGATATAGTAAAAAAAAGAATTTTGTTCAAAAGACATAATTTATTACAAGATCGTTTTGAAACAGGATATGATTTGATTTTGTGTAGAAACGTGGTAATTTATTTTGAATTGGAAACGAAAATGGAGTTGTACGAAAAATTTGCAAAGTCCTTAAGACCAGGTGGTTTGTTATTTATAGGGAACACTGAGAGAATATTTAATTACAGGCAGTTGGGATTTGAAGTTGCATCACCGTTTATTTACAGAAAGTTGTGA
- the lspA gene encoding signal peptidase II: protein MFWITLAFVIDQITKYIATNYWRFNPTKVWIFYFTYATNKGVAFGLFSNSKEIVVYLTLAITIFLSLIPLIKNLDFLTNMFLGFIIGGALGNIVDRIRFGYVVDFITMPYWPTIYNLADFFILLGGIGIAILSLWRRDIGNSSNSAGKRMEIGQVCSRDSSKLDIKDVHTKSNQEWGDNSK, encoded by the coding sequence TTGTTTTGGATAACGTTAGCATTTGTTATCGACCAAATTACTAAATATATTGCTACAAATTATTGGAGGTTTAATCCAACTAAGGTATGGATATTTTATTTCACATATGCGACTAATAAAGGTGTGGCATTTGGTCTTTTTTCAAATTCAAAAGAAATAGTTGTTTATTTAACACTTGCAATTACCATCTTTTTGTCTTTGATACCTTTGATCAAAAATTTGGATTTTTTAACGAATATGTTTTTAGGATTTATCATTGGTGGTGCATTGGGAAATATAGTGGATAGAATTAGATTTGGATATGTAGTTGATTTTATAACTATGCCTTATTGGCCAACTATATACAATTTGGCGGATTTCTTTATACTTTTGGGTGGTATTGGAATTGCAATATTATCATTGTGGAGGAGAGATATTGGAAATTCAAGTAACAGCGCGGGAAAAAGGATGGAGATTGGACAAGTTTGTTCAAGAGATAGCTCCAAGTTGGATATCAAGGACGTACATACAAAAAGCAATCAAGAGTGGGGAGATAATAGTAAATAA
- a CDS encoding trigger factor has product MEIKELGVDKNIVTKEYIFDGTDIKTAERRTLNELNRKYTVEGFRKGKVPLSVFKMRFGKDFYDYFVFEQLLEEVYKSFKEETNLLLIPEIVEKEINSENGRVVVNFHKKPVAKVEVEKIKVRIANKEQVLDNYLDLRLNSLKEEHAVLEPKEGPAEFDDLVRVRVFVVNKETGKVLIDGKEDEYVLYKEDERPTVKNVVGHKKGDVVEFDREFAGKEGESVTYHYKLEILEVYKRNLPELTDEFVKNNLSELHLETLEELKNKIREEGTKIYDDEIKHSIREQILAQLPDVTELFISEKTIDYAVRLIVNNMKEENKYEDYVKKYETEEKALESLKDYYVTELKKESAIEKLAKEYNIERKVSDEELEKYAEILAPYWGISVERAKVLAKEKPEIREEIENMIFVDKVIDKAAEKVQREIVDVNKEGEESEENN; this is encoded by the coding sequence ATGGAAATAAAAGAGCTAGGTGTTGATAAAAACATTGTGACTAAGGAATATATATTTGATGGTACAGATATTAAAACTGCTGAAAGAAGGACTTTAAACGAATTGAATAGAAAATATACTGTGGAGGGGTTTAGAAAAGGAAAAGTCCCTCTTAGTGTTTTTAAAATGAGATTTGGAAAAGATTTTTATGATTATTTTGTCTTTGAGCAATTGTTGGAAGAGGTTTATAAATCTTTTAAAGAAGAGACTAACCTCTTGTTAATTCCAGAAATTGTGGAAAAGGAAATAAATTCTGAAAATGGAAGAGTAGTTGTAAATTTCCATAAAAAGCCTGTTGCAAAAGTTGAAGTTGAAAAAATTAAGGTTAGAATTGCAAATAAGGAACAAGTACTAGATAATTACCTTGATTTGAGATTGAATTCTTTAAAGGAAGAACATGCTGTTTTAGAACCAAAAGAGGGACCTGCAGAATTTGATGATCTAGTTAGAGTTAGAGTTTTTGTGGTTAATAAAGAGACGGGAAAAGTTTTAATAGATGGAAAAGAAGATGAATACGTGTTGTATAAAGAGGATGAAAGACCAACCGTTAAAAATGTAGTAGGACATAAAAAAGGGGATGTAGTAGAATTTGATAGAGAATTTGCAGGAAAAGAAGGGGAAAGTGTTACTTATCACTATAAATTGGAAATCCTAGAAGTTTATAAAAGAAATTTGCCTGAATTAACCGATGAATTTGTAAAAAATAATTTATCCGAACTACATCTAGAAACTTTGGAAGAACTTAAGAATAAAATAAGAGAAGAAGGTACAAAAATTTACGATGATGAAATTAAGCATTCAATAAGGGAACAGATTTTGGCACAACTTCCAGATGTGACTGAATTGTTTATTTCTGAGAAAACTATAGATTATGCTGTAAGGCTTATAGTTAACAATATGAAAGAAGAAAATAAATATGAAGATTACGTGAAAAAATACGAAACTGAAGAAAAGGCTTTAGAATCTTTAAAAGATTACTATGTAACTGAATTAAAGAAAGAGTCTGCAATTGAAAAGCTTGCAAAAGAGTATAACATTGAAAGAAAAGTATCTGATGAAGAATTGGAAAAATACGCCGAAATTTTGGCACCTTATTGGGGTATTAGTGTTGAAAGGGCAAAGGTTTTAGCGAAAGAAAAACCAGAGATAAGAGAAGAAATAGAGAATATGATTTTTGTGGATAAAGTTATTGATAAAGCTGCAGAAAAAGTTCAAAGAGAAATTGTCGATGTGAATAAAGAAGGTGAAGAGAGTGAAGAAAATAATTGA
- the clpP gene encoding ATP-dependent Clp endopeptidase proteolytic subunit ClpP: MVVENTGKYERAYDIYSRLLKDRIIFLGSAIDDHVANLIVAQLLFLEAEDPDKDIQLYINSPGGSVSAGLAIYDTMQYVKCDVVTICIGQAASMGAVLLAGGAKGKRFSLPNSRIMIHQPLGGAEGPAKDVEIMTRELLRIKNKINEILSFHTGQPIERLEKDTDRDFFMTPEEALEYGLIDKVIKPEDRKK; encoded by the coding sequence ATGGTAGTTGAAAATACCGGAAAATATGAAAGGGCTTATGATATTTATTCCAGATTATTAAAGGATAGAATAATCTTTTTGGGCAGTGCCATAGATGATCATGTTGCAAATTTAATAGTAGCACAGCTTCTTTTTTTAGAAGCAGAAGATCCAGATAAAGATATACAATTGTATATAAATTCTCCGGGTGGATCTGTAAGTGCTGGGCTTGCCATATACGATACTATGCAATATGTTAAATGTGATGTTGTCACAATATGTATAGGGCAAGCAGCATCTATGGGTGCTGTTTTGCTTGCTGGAGGTGCAAAGGGAAAGAGGTTTTCGCTGCCTAATAGCAGAATCATGATTCATCAACCATTAGGTGGCGCGGAAGGTCCTGCAAAAGATGTTGAAATTATGACGCGTGAACTTTTGAGAATAAAGAATAAGATTAACGAAATATTAAGTTTTCACACGGGTCAGCCAATTGAGAGGCTGGAAAAAGATACGGATAGAGACTTTTTCATGACACCTGAAGAAGCGCTTGAATACGGTTTAATAGACAAGGTTATTAAACCGGAAGATAGGAAAAAATGA
- a CDS encoding glutamine synthetase family protein yields MGIDEIFEVIEREKIKFIRLQFTDINGILKNVEIPSNDLKRAFERGIMFDGSSIEGFVRINESDMYLKPDPATFAILPWTLEGQKSARIICDVYKYDGTPFEGDPRFRLRKVMEEAKELGFVPHTGPEVEFFLLPRKDNKPVFEFLDEGGYFDLLPVDIAEHLRSEVAVMLEEMGIDVEATHHEVAPSQHEVDFRYSNALSSADAVQTVKLVIKTLAVKNNLYATFMPKPFFGINGSGMHVHMSLLTSDLSENAFYDKEKDDISDIMRYFIGGLIKFARPITAITNPTVNSYKRLVPGYEAPVNVAWSLANRSALIRVPMARKMGTRLEYRAPDPSCNPYLAFTVLIKAGLIGIKEKIEPPMPVEENIYHMKEEEKGIFGIKLLPENLSEAINEMEGCEIIKEALGEHIFSKFIKMKRKEWREYSTFVSEWERRKYEII; encoded by the coding sequence ATGGGGATAGATGAGATTTTTGAGGTTATTGAGAGGGAAAAGATAAAATTTATAAGGTTGCAGTTTACCGACATTAACGGGATATTAAAAAATGTCGAAATTCCTTCGAATGATTTAAAAAGGGCGTTTGAAAGGGGGATAATGTTTGATGGTTCATCAATTGAAGGGTTTGTTAGGATTAATGAATCGGATATGTATTTAAAGCCAGATCCAGCGACTTTTGCAATTCTTCCATGGACACTTGAAGGTCAAAAGAGTGCAAGAATAATTTGTGATGTTTACAAATATGATGGTACACCTTTTGAAGGGGATCCTAGGTTTAGATTGAGAAAAGTTATGGAAGAGGCAAAGGAATTAGGATTTGTCCCTCACACAGGTCCTGAAGTTGAATTTTTCTTGTTGCCAAGAAAAGATAATAAACCTGTATTTGAATTTTTAGATGAAGGTGGATATTTCGATCTTTTGCCTGTAGATATTGCAGAACACTTAAGAAGTGAAGTTGCTGTAATGTTAGAAGAGATGGGGATAGATGTTGAAGCTACGCATCATGAAGTTGCTCCATCACAACATGAAGTAGATTTTAGATACAGTAATGCTCTTTCATCCGCTGATGCCGTTCAAACTGTAAAGTTAGTTATAAAGACGTTAGCGGTAAAGAATAATTTATACGCGACATTTATGCCTAAGCCATTTTTTGGAATTAATGGTAGTGGGATGCATGTGCATATGAGTTTGTTAACAAGTGATTTAAGTGAAAATGCGTTTTACGATAAGGAAAAAGATGATATTTCCGATATAATGAGGTATTTTATAGGAGGTTTAATAAAATTTGCAAGGCCTATAACGGCGATTACAAATCCAACTGTAAATAGTTATAAAAGGTTAGTTCCAGGATATGAAGCCCCTGTAAATGTCGCTTGGTCTCTTGCAAATAGATCTGCACTTATTAGAGTACCAATGGCAAGAAAAATGGGGACAAGATTAGAATATAGAGCACCTGATCCTTCATGTAATCCGTATTTAGCTTTTACTGTTTTAATTAAAGCGGGGCTTATTGGTATAAAGGAAAAAATAGAACCACCAATGCCAGTTGAGGAAAATATTTATCATATGAAAGAAGAAGAAAAAGGAATTTTTGGGATAAAGTTGTTGCCGGAAAATCTTAGTGAAGCTATAAATGAAATGGAAGGTTGCGAAATAATAAAAGAAGCACTTGGTGAGCATATATTTTCCAAATTTATAAAAATGAAAAGAAAAGAATGGAGAGAATATTCCACATTTGTAAGTGAATGGGAAAGAAGAAAATATGAAATAATATGA
- a CDS encoding MJ1477/TM1410 family putative glycoside hydrolase, which produces MILIYTLSIEKINVPFIYQLQNIDLQKIYTFYTPKFLVIDVFYLNDKDKVYLKKLQKDGTKILAYLSIGEAESYRDYWKDAWKKNPPKWLGKENKYWKGNYKVKYWYSEWKNIVFKTIDKILSYNIDGLYLDLIDSYKYWSENGYEIMFTANEMIRFLSEIKEKVNNLLIVPQNGEDIIDFDFNNLYIKSIDGIGIETLFFYKNRKLKSEKRLTYILKIQNSEKFVLVTDYIYPPNNENILKEFINLCEKYHFYGYPANKNQRLKDISLGLKYYKKYEGN; this is translated from the coding sequence ATGATTTTAATATATACTCTAAGTATTGAAAAGATAAATGTACCGTTTATATATCAACTTCAAAATATAGATTTACAAAAAATCTATACCTTTTATACTCCAAAATTTCTGGTTATAGATGTTTTCTACTTAAATGATAAAGACAAAGTTTATCTAAAAAAACTCCAAAAAGACGGCACAAAAATCCTTGCATACTTAAGCATCGGCGAGGCAGAAAGCTATAGAGATTATTGGAAAGATGCTTGGAAAAAAAATCCACCAAAATGGCTTGGAAAAGAAAACAAATATTGGAAGGGAAATTACAAAGTAAAATATTGGTATAGCGAATGGAAAAATATAGTTTTCAAAACAATAGATAAAATTTTGTCATACAATATAGACGGTCTTTACCTCGATTTAATAGACTCTTATAAATATTGGTCAGAAAATGGCTATGAGATAATGTTTACAGCAAATGAAATGATAAGATTTTTAAGCGAAATAAAAGAAAAAGTAAATAACCTTTTAATTGTACCTCAAAATGGAGAAGATATTATAGACTTTGATTTCAATAATTTGTACATAAAATCAATAGATGGAATAGGAATTGAAACTCTATTTTTTTACAAAAATAGAAAACTAAAAAGTGAAAAAAGACTTACGTACATACTCAAAATACAAAACTCTGAAAAATTTGTTCTTGTTACAGATTATATATACCCACCAAATAATGAAAATATCTTAAAAGAATTTATTAATTTATGCGAAAAATATCATTTTTATGGATATCCCGCAAATAAAAATCAACGTTTAAAAGATATATCACTTGGTTTGAAATACTACAAAAAATATGAGGGCAATTAA
- a CDS encoding DUF2194 domain-containing protein, protein MKKILLTIFLILSILSFSQKKILLLYKGSEEYGEYMLKDHVIPILEKNNLNFDLADIEKFNYYNISSKHYTGIISWYYSTKLNTPEVYLRQLSKFVEEGGIFFFFNNLGVSTEQREINNLLNKIGIHYMYGYKVLKNFEITYDKDFFTATPSTLPQPVEKYKIFAKDIKIILDLKSKDTKYPLIFISPRGGCAIFNSFLNNEKVVLNIEKLIDVFLTKQVGMKNKILIVKDTYDSNFYTKIQYDLKKTLEYAKINFDITIIDDFYNKSFIDLLPYKYIIWCTNSKFISSENTEMFLNNGGTILYITNIYNTPWKNNIKTEEHIVKKIFFKKEIFPLKNTKNGIGIERSFEISFNVDLHNEKILSYLVSDKNIPVIWYKKEKNGYLGYIYPPIIIKETRGLILQCILDMQDFNIMGFLNSFIFYIDDFPIPSYEIVKKGINDTNFYYNIWWKDMKDFSKSYNIKYTIVTPLSYNGASNPPFDFSEFLISDKPSNALVEIDNSEHELGLHGYNHLSLLKRNWENEKNLQEGLKSAKKFIQLILGHPIFINSYVAPNNIIDKFGIKNLLKALPEIKTIGTTYTSNDDFSEYKIIGNFAIVIPRSTYGYYPLKKILLNSINTLANFGSFQHFIHPDDFFSNDRNPKNKTWEELLSYLSTFYYKVKITFPWLENQTASEAYPYFFDFLTQKYEYNIKKDKMEIIISPSALKPKYFLLRTKIPIRSILGGDIVAFYPENDIYILKTTSSKVVITFLR, encoded by the coding sequence ATGAAAAAAATATTATTAACAATTTTTCTAATCTTAAGCATCCTATCATTTTCTCAAAAAAAGATCTTACTTCTCTACAAAGGCTCTGAAGAATACGGAGAATACATGCTAAAAGATCACGTAATTCCCATCCTTGAAAAAAATAACCTAAATTTTGATTTAGCAGACATTGAAAAATTTAATTACTACAACATCTCATCAAAACACTATACTGGGATAATCTCATGGTATTACTCAACAAAACTAAACACTCCCGAAGTATACTTAAGACAACTTTCTAAATTTGTTGAAGAAGGCGGTATATTTTTCTTTTTTAACAATTTAGGAGTTTCAACTGAACAAAGGGAAATCAACAACCTATTGAACAAGATAGGTATACATTATATGTATGGATACAAAGTCTTAAAAAATTTTGAAATTACATATGATAAGGATTTTTTTACAGCAACACCAAGTACATTACCACAACCTGTTGAAAAATACAAAATCTTTGCAAAAGATATAAAAATTATTTTAGATCTAAAATCAAAAGATACAAAATATCCATTAATATTTATCTCTCCAAGAGGTGGATGTGCAATTTTCAATAGCTTTTTAAACAACGAAAAGGTTGTACTCAACATTGAAAAGCTAATAGACGTATTTTTGACAAAACAAGTTGGAATGAAAAACAAAATACTAATCGTAAAAGATACATATGATTCAAACTTTTACACAAAGATTCAATATGACCTAAAAAAAACTTTAGAATACGCAAAAATAAATTTTGATATAACAATAATAGATGACTTTTATAACAAATCATTTATAGATCTTTTACCATATAAATATATAATTTGGTGTACAAATTCAAAGTTCATTTCTTCTGAAAATACAGAGATGTTTCTAAATAACGGAGGTACAATTTTATACATAACAAATATTTATAATACTCCCTGGAAAAACAACATAAAAACTGAAGAACATATCGTCAAAAAAATTTTCTTTAAAAAAGAAATATTTCCTTTAAAAAACACCAAAAACGGCATTGGAATTGAAAGAAGTTTTGAAATTTCTTTCAATGTGGATTTACATAATGAAAAAATTCTATCTTATCTTGTAAGTGATAAAAACATTCCAGTAATTTGGTATAAAAAAGAAAAAAATGGATACCTTGGATACATTTATCCACCAATTATAATAAAAGAAACAAGGGGATTAATTTTACAATGCATCCTTGATATGCAGGATTTTAACATAATGGGATTTTTAAATTCTTTTATATTTTATATAGACGATTTTCCAATTCCGTCGTATGAAATTGTTAAAAAGGGAATAAATGATACAAACTTTTACTATAACATATGGTGGAAAGACATGAAAGATTTTTCAAAAAGCTACAATATAAAATACACAATAGTCACACCTTTAAGTTACAATGGTGCAAGTAATCCACCTTTTGATTTTTCCGAATTTTTAATTTCAGATAAACCCTCAAATGCATTAGTTGAAATCGATAACTCCGAACATGAACTTGGATTACACGGATATAATCATCTTTCACTTTTAAAAAGAAATTGGGAAAATGAAAAAAACCTACAAGAAGGTCTTAAATCGGCCAAAAAGTTTATCCAATTAATTTTAGGACATCCTATTTTTATAAATAGTTATGTAGCTCCAAATAATATAATAGATAAATTTGGTATAAAAAATTTACTAAAGGCACTTCCAGAAATAAAAACAATAGGTACCACTTACACATCTAATGATGATTTTTCAGAATACAAAATTATCGGCAACTTTGCAATTGTAATACCACGATCCACATATGGTTATTATCCACTTAAGAAAATCCTTTTAAATTCCATAAACACCCTTGCAAATTTTGGTTCTTTCCAACACTTTATACACCCAGATGACTTCTTTTCAAATGACAGAAATCCTAAAAACAAAACATGGGAAGAGCTATTGTCTTATTTAAGTACATTCTACTACAAAGTTAAGATAACTTTTCCATGGTTAGAAAATCAAACTGCTTCAGAGGCATATCCTTATTTTTTTGATTTTTTAACACAAAAATACGAATACAATATCAAAAAAGATAAAATGGAAATAATTATTTCACCATCTGCTTTAAAACCAAAATATTTTCTTTTACGCACAAAAATTCCCATAAGAAGCATACTGGGAGGTGACATAGTGGCATTTTATCCCGAAAACGATATATACATATTAAAAACAACTTCATCAAAAGTAGTTATAACTTTTCTAAGGTGA
- a CDS encoding RluA family pseudouridine synthase: MAPSWISRTYIQKAIKSGEIIVNNEIKKPSYKLKKGDVVFFELPEEPKKVEIVPENIPIDVIYEDRDIIVINKAPGVVTHPTPSFISGTLVNALMYHCKDFQGISGELRPGIVHRLDKDTSGVIVVAKNDKAHQSLSSQFKERLTEKTYIAITSGVIKKDYGTIDVPLGRNPVVRTKMAPLEWGKSALTYYKVLKRFKVATLVLAFPKTGRTHQIRVHMKYIGHPLLGDELYGKGKKDEIFGVKRQMLHALRLSIFHPTTGKKMIFVAPLPSDFKRVIKNLSEI; encoded by the coding sequence ATAGCTCCAAGTTGGATATCAAGGACGTACATACAAAAAGCAATCAAGAGTGGGGAGATAATAGTAAATAATGAGATAAAGAAACCAAGCTATAAATTAAAAAAAGGTGATGTGGTTTTTTTTGAGTTGCCAGAAGAACCCAAAAAAGTGGAAATTGTACCGGAGAATATACCTATAGATGTAATTTATGAGGATAGAGATATAATTGTTATAAATAAAGCTCCAGGTGTGGTGACTCATCCCACACCTTCCTTTATTTCTGGTACGTTGGTTAACGCTTTGATGTACCATTGTAAAGATTTTCAGGGGATAAGTGGTGAATTAAGACCCGGGATAGTACATAGATTAGATAAGGACACAAGTGGAGTTATAGTTGTTGCAAAAAATGATAAAGCTCATCAAAGCTTATCTAGTCAATTTAAGGAGAGACTCACAGAAAAGACTTATATTGCAATTACTTCTGGAGTTATAAAAAAAGATTATGGAACAATTGATGTACCACTTGGAAGGAACCCAGTTGTGAGGACAAAAATGGCCCCTTTAGAATGGGGAAAAAGTGCTTTAACATACTATAAAGTTTTAAAAAGATTTAAAGTTGCTACACTTGTTCTTGCCTTTCCAAAAACGGGAAGAACCCATCAAATAAGAGTACATATGAAATACATAGGCCATCCTCTTCTTGGAGATGAACTATATGGAAAAGGAAAAAAGGATGAAATATTTGGAGTTAAGCGACAAATGCTGCACGCTTTAAGACTTTCGATTTTTCATCCTACAACTGGAAAAAAGATGATTTTTGTTGCCCCCCTTCCTTCTGATTTTAAACGGGTGATAAAGAATCTTTCGGAAATTTAA
- a CDS encoding YebC/PmpR family DNA-binding transcriptional regulator, with protein sequence MSGHNKWANIKHRKAAQDAKRSKIFTKLIREIIVAAREGGGDPETNPRLRAVIERARAANMPKDTIEKSIKKGTGELEGVDYQEIIYEAYAPAGVALYIYAMTDNKNRTAQELRHLLSKHGGSLAESGSVAWLFERKGIIEIPKEKVADFEEFAMVAIDAGADDIVEDDPIQVITAPENMTEVKDKLAENGFEGEAKVTFIPKNTVKVTGADAEKVLKLISILEDNDDVQEVYANFDIDDKEMEEIMAKLEG encoded by the coding sequence ATGTCGGGTCACAACAAATGGGCAAATATTAAACATAGGAAAGCGGCCCAAGATGCAAAAAGATCTAAAATATTTACAAAATTGATTAGAGAGATTATAGTTGCTGCAAGAGAAGGCGGTGGAGATCCAGAAACAAATCCAAGATTAAGAGCAGTTATAGAAAGAGCAAGAGCGGCAAATATGCCAAAAGATACAATTGAAAAATCCATAAAAAAGGGTACAGGTGAACTGGAAGGTGTAGATTACCAGGAAATAATATACGAGGCATATGCTCCTGCTGGAGTTGCATTGTACATTTATGCTATGACAGATAATAAAAATAGAACAGCTCAAGAATTAAGGCATCTTCTGAGTAAACATGGAGGTTCTCTTGCAGAGAGTGGTTCTGTTGCGTGGTTGTTTGAAAGGAAAGGAATTATTGAAATTCCGAAAGAAAAAGTTGCAGACTTTGAGGAATTTGCAATGGTAGCAATTGATGCAGGAGCAGATGATATTGTTGAAGATGATCCTATACAGGTTATTACAGCTCCAGAAAATATGACTGAGGTAAAAGATAAGTTGGCAGAAAACGGTTTTGAGGGAGAAGCAAAGGTAACCTTTATCCCAAAAAATACCGTTAAAGTAACGGGTGCAGATGCAGAAAAAGTATTGAAATTGATAAGTATTTTGGAAGATAATGATGATGTGCAAGAAGTTTATGCAAATTTTGATATAGATGACAAAGAAATGGAAGAAATAATGGCCAAACTTGAAGGATAA